The genomic window GGTGCAGCAGTATATTTTCCGTGACGACGACAGCGTCAAATTTTACGAGGAGATCCGCGACTTCGTGCGCAACTCGGCCCAGCGGACGCGGGCAGCCGGGCGGCACGGGTACACCGTGGCGATAGGCTGCACCGGCGGGCAGCACCGCAGTGTGGCGGTGGCCGACCGCCTGGCGCAGGATCTGCGCGACCTGAACGTGGACGTGATGGAGCACCGCGACATGAAGCGGGTGAACGACACGTGAGCGACCCGCCGCTGCGTCGGGACGGGCCGGCCTGGCGCCCTGAGCGTCCCGACGTGCGGGCGCGCGAGCGCCGGCCTCAGCGTCAGGGCCGCGCGGTGCGCTGGCTGGCCCCCGGCATCGGGGTCAAGCGCTGGCTGAGTCTGTTCGTGCTGTGCACGCTGGTGGGCGCCGTGGGCTTCCTGCACTTCACCTGGACCGGCCCGTGGCATTTCACCGCCACCCGCTGGATTCTGTGGGTCAACCACCTGGCGAACCCCGACCGGTTTCCGCTGCACCTGGCCGGCCTGACGCTGGCGGGGCTGTCCCTGCTGGGGGCGCTGTACTCGATCGCCATGCTGAACCGCTCGCTGCTGCGCGGCACCGGCAGCACACCGGCCAGCGCCGTGGACGTCATCTACGAGAAGCGTACCCTGGCACGCGGCGTGAAGGTCGTGGCGGTGGGGGGCGGGACGGGCCTGTCGAACCTGCTGAGCGGCCTGAAGAAACAGACCGGCAACATCACGGCGGTGGTCACGGTGGCCGACGACGGCGGCAGCAGCGGACGGCTGCGCGAGGCGCTGGACATGGTGGCTCCCGGCGACCTGACCGACTGTTACGCCGCTCTGTCCGACAGCCCGGTGCTGGCCCGCCTGCTGCTGCACCGCTTCGAGCGCGGCGAGGGCATCGAGGGCCACACCTTCGGCAACCTGATGCTGGCCACCCTCAGCGAGGAGCAGGGCGGCCTGGAAACGGCCATGCAGGACATTCACGAGGTGCTGCGCGTG from Deinococcus fonticola includes these protein-coding regions:
- a CDS encoding uridine diphosphate-N-acetylglucosamine-binding protein YvcK, whose translation is MSDPPLRRDGPAWRPERPDVRARERRPQRQGRAVRWLAPGIGVKRWLSLFVLCTLVGAVGFLHFTWTGPWHFTATRWILWVNHLANPDRFPLHLAGLTLAGLSLLGALYSIAMLNRSLLRGTGSTPASAVDVIYEKRTLARGVKVVAVGGGTGLSNLLSGLKKQTGNITAVVTVADDGGSSGRLREALDMVAPGDLTDCYAALSDSPVLARLLLHRFERGEGIEGHTFGNLMLATLSEEQGGLETAMQDIHEVLRVQGAVFPATTHPPTLVAHLTDGRTVRGESQFVSQVGDARIERVSLDPPDLPALPQVLTAIAEAEVLVLGPGSLYTSIIPALLVPDIAHAVRNSAAPLIYVASIMTEPGETTGFTLQDHVSAIAQHLGRLPDCVLMNDMPVSAQVLRRYHDDGAELVNLRGADRDLRSRVLFAPLLQPETAWHNPDALANAIVELTSKQR